One segment of Colius striatus isolate bColStr4 chromosome 23, bColStr4.1.hap1, whole genome shotgun sequence DNA contains the following:
- the ST3GAL4 gene encoding CMP-N-acetylneuraminate-beta-galactosamide-alpha-2,3-sialyltransferase 4 isoform X3: protein MPLLLTKMINKSRGKILGVLALFLVMVWYSIYREDSFYFPVQENKTTCPAGEVERKAAQLIGNYTREQPLFLQLSDYFWVKAPALYELPYGTRGSEDVLLRLLSITHYSLPESIQSLKCRRCAVVGNGHRLRNSSMGDTIDAYDVVIRLNNAPVHGYEQDVGSKTTMRLFYPESAHFNPRTENNPDTLLVLVPFKPVDFQWMEAILNDKKRVRKGFWKQPPLIWDANPERVRILNPYYMEVTAAKLLNLSMKQPRKVKQKPTTGLLAITLALHFCDLVHIAGFGYPDSANKKQTIHYYEQITLKSMAASEHNVSHEAVAIKRMLELGLIRNLTYF from the exons ATGCCTCTCCTCCTGACAAAAATGATCAACAAGTCTC GAGGGAAGATCCTCGGGGTGCTGGCGTTGTTTTTGGTGATGGTTTGGTACTCGATCTACCGGGAAGACAG CTTTTATTTCCCCGTGCAAGAAAACAAGACGACGTGTCCGGCCGGGGAGGTGGAGAGGAAAGCGGCGCAGCTCATCGGGAA CTACACGAGGGAGCAGCCGctgttcctgcagctgagcGATTACTTTTGGGTGAAGGCGCCGGCGCTGTACGAGCTGCCCTACGGCACGAGGGGAAGCG AAGACGTCCTGCTGCGCTTGCTGTCCATCACACACTACTCACTGCCTGAGAGCATCCAGAG ccTCAAGTGCCGCAGGTGTGCTGTGGTGGGCAACGGCCACCGGCTCCGCAACAGCTCCATGGGGGACACCATCGACGCCTACGACGTGGTCATCAG gctGAACAACGCGCCAGTCCACGGTTACGAGCAGGACGTGGGCTCCAAGACCACCATGCGCCTCTTCTACCCAGAGTCGGCTCATTTCAACCCCAGGACGGAGAACAACCCCGACActctgctggtgctggtgcctTTCAAACCTGTGGACTTCCAGTGGATGGAGGCCATCCTCAACGACAAGAAGAGG GTTCGGAAAGGGTTTTGGAAGCAGCCCCCGTTGATCTGGGACGCCAACCCCGAGCGTGTGCGTATCCTCAACCCCTACTACATGGAAGTCACTGCTGCTAAACTCCTCAACCTCTCCATGAAGCAACCTCGGAAGGTGAAGCAG aAGCCCACCACGGGGTTGTTGGCCATCACCTTGGCTCTGCACTTCTGTGACCTGGTGCACATCGCCGGCTTCGGCTACCCCGACTCGGCCAACAAGAAGCAAACCATCCACTACTACGAGCAGATCACCCTCAAATCCATGGCG GCGTCGGAGCACAACGTGTCTCACGAGGCCGTGGCCATCAAGAGGAtgctggagctggggctcaTCAGGAACCTCACCTACTTCtga
- the ST3GAL4 gene encoding CMP-N-acetylneuraminate-beta-galactosamide-alpha-2,3-sialyltransferase 4 isoform X1, giving the protein MPLLLTKMINKSRGKILGVLALFLVMVWYSIYREDRYTQLFYFPVQENKTTCPAGEVERKAAQLIGNYTREQPLFLQLSDYFWVKAPALYELPYGTRGSEDVLLRLLSITHYSLPESIQSLKCRRCAVVGNGHRLRNSSMGDTIDAYDVVIRLNNAPVHGYEQDVGSKTTMRLFYPESAHFNPRTENNPDTLLVLVPFKPVDFQWMEAILNDKKRVRKGFWKQPPLIWDANPERVRILNPYYMEVTAAKLLNLSMKQPRKVKQKPTTGLLAITLALHFCDLVHIAGFGYPDSANKKQTIHYYEQITLKSMAASEHNVSHEAVAIKRMLELGLIRNLTYF; this is encoded by the exons ATGCCTCTCCTCCTGACAAAAATGATCAACAAGTCTC GAGGGAAGATCCTCGGGGTGCTGGCGTTGTTTTTGGTGATGGTTTGGTACTCGATCTACCGGGAAGACAGGTACACACAGCT CTTTTATTTCCCCGTGCAAGAAAACAAGACGACGTGTCCGGCCGGGGAGGTGGAGAGGAAAGCGGCGCAGCTCATCGGGAA CTACACGAGGGAGCAGCCGctgttcctgcagctgagcGATTACTTTTGGGTGAAGGCGCCGGCGCTGTACGAGCTGCCCTACGGCACGAGGGGAAGCG AAGACGTCCTGCTGCGCTTGCTGTCCATCACACACTACTCACTGCCTGAGAGCATCCAGAG ccTCAAGTGCCGCAGGTGTGCTGTGGTGGGCAACGGCCACCGGCTCCGCAACAGCTCCATGGGGGACACCATCGACGCCTACGACGTGGTCATCAG gctGAACAACGCGCCAGTCCACGGTTACGAGCAGGACGTGGGCTCCAAGACCACCATGCGCCTCTTCTACCCAGAGTCGGCTCATTTCAACCCCAGGACGGAGAACAACCCCGACActctgctggtgctggtgcctTTCAAACCTGTGGACTTCCAGTGGATGGAGGCCATCCTCAACGACAAGAAGAGG GTTCGGAAAGGGTTTTGGAAGCAGCCCCCGTTGATCTGGGACGCCAACCCCGAGCGTGTGCGTATCCTCAACCCCTACTACATGGAAGTCACTGCTGCTAAACTCCTCAACCTCTCCATGAAGCAACCTCGGAAGGTGAAGCAG aAGCCCACCACGGGGTTGTTGGCCATCACCTTGGCTCTGCACTTCTGTGACCTGGTGCACATCGCCGGCTTCGGCTACCCCGACTCGGCCAACAAGAAGCAAACCATCCACTACTACGAGCAGATCACCCTCAAATCCATGGCG GCGTCGGAGCACAACGTGTCTCACGAGGCCGTGGCCATCAAGAGGAtgctggagctggggctcaTCAGGAACCTCACCTACTTCtga
- the ST3GAL4 gene encoding CMP-N-acetylneuraminate-beta-galactosamide-alpha-2,3-sialyltransferase 4 isoform X2 → MPLLLTKMINKSRGKILGVLALFLVMVWYSIYREDRYTQLFYFPVQENKTTCPAGEVERKAAQLIGNYTREQPLFLQLSDYFWVKAPALYELPYGTRGSEDVLLRLLSITHYSLPESIQSLKCRRCAVVGNGHRLRNSSMGDTIDAYDVVIRLNNAPVHGYEQDVGSKTTMRLFYPESAHFNPRTENNPDTLLVLVPFKPVDFQWMEAILNDKKRVRKGFWKQPPLIWDANPERVRILNPYYMEVTAAKLLNLSMKQPRKKPTTGLLAITLALHFCDLVHIAGFGYPDSANKKQTIHYYEQITLKSMAASEHNVSHEAVAIKRMLELGLIRNLTYF, encoded by the exons ATGCCTCTCCTCCTGACAAAAATGATCAACAAGTCTC GAGGGAAGATCCTCGGGGTGCTGGCGTTGTTTTTGGTGATGGTTTGGTACTCGATCTACCGGGAAGACAGGTACACACAGCT CTTTTATTTCCCCGTGCAAGAAAACAAGACGACGTGTCCGGCCGGGGAGGTGGAGAGGAAAGCGGCGCAGCTCATCGGGAA CTACACGAGGGAGCAGCCGctgttcctgcagctgagcGATTACTTTTGGGTGAAGGCGCCGGCGCTGTACGAGCTGCCCTACGGCACGAGGGGAAGCG AAGACGTCCTGCTGCGCTTGCTGTCCATCACACACTACTCACTGCCTGAGAGCATCCAGAG ccTCAAGTGCCGCAGGTGTGCTGTGGTGGGCAACGGCCACCGGCTCCGCAACAGCTCCATGGGGGACACCATCGACGCCTACGACGTGGTCATCAG gctGAACAACGCGCCAGTCCACGGTTACGAGCAGGACGTGGGCTCCAAGACCACCATGCGCCTCTTCTACCCAGAGTCGGCTCATTTCAACCCCAGGACGGAGAACAACCCCGACActctgctggtgctggtgcctTTCAAACCTGTGGACTTCCAGTGGATGGAGGCCATCCTCAACGACAAGAAGAGG GTTCGGAAAGGGTTTTGGAAGCAGCCCCCGTTGATCTGGGACGCCAACCCCGAGCGTGTGCGTATCCTCAACCCCTACTACATGGAAGTCACTGCTGCTAAACTCCTCAACCTCTCCATGAAGCAACCTCGGAAG aAGCCCACCACGGGGTTGTTGGCCATCACCTTGGCTCTGCACTTCTGTGACCTGGTGCACATCGCCGGCTTCGGCTACCCCGACTCGGCCAACAAGAAGCAAACCATCCACTACTACGAGCAGATCACCCTCAAATCCATGGCG GCGTCGGAGCACAACGTGTCTCACGAGGCCGTGGCCATCAAGAGGAtgctggagctggggctcaTCAGGAACCTCACCTACTTCtga